One window of Desulfobacca acetoxidans DSM 11109 genomic DNA carries:
- a CDS encoding TadE/TadG family type IV pilus assembly protein → MKKILFPADRFDRRQEGAVSVEFAIVLPVLLLLILGGMDLGHMLYIKHIITNASREGARFAAKYTGNNISPTSEDISNYVKSTSGLNYDSFNLDNLVVAGSYSGTSPNRIATITVQADKYWWILGSVPGFINPKQLTATTAMVLEGP, encoded by the coding sequence ATGAAGAAGATATTGTTCCCGGCAGACAGGTTTGACCGCCGTCAGGAGGGTGCCGTTTCGGTTGAGTTTGCTATAGTTTTACCCGTGCTACTATTATTAATACTGGGGGGCATGGATTTAGGTCATATGCTTTACATAAAACATATTATTACTAATGCCAGCCGAGAGGGGGCTCGTTTTGCTGCGAAGTATACCGGAAACAATATCTCTCCGACCTCTGAAGACATCTCTAATTATGTAAAATCAACATCAGGGCTTAACTATGACAGCTTCAATTTGGATAACTTGGTTGTTGCCGGAAGCTACAGTGGTACGTCTCCAAATAGAATTGCCACTATTACTGTTCAGGCAGATAAGTATTGGTGGATACTCGGCAGCGTACCGGGATTTATCAATCCGAAACAACTCACAGCCACGACGGCTATGGTGTTGGAAGGGCCCTGA